Proteins co-encoded in one Quercus robur chromosome 8, dhQueRobu3.1, whole genome shotgun sequence genomic window:
- the LOC126697782 gene encoding protein trichome birefringence-like 33 has product MKPPISSSSSVLIRKARLSPFLFTLLAFILFVAILYGEDFMCIFSQQLQIYADQGQPVSRTEKKWEKLPFAIGKTQESCDVFSGSWVRDELTRPHYQESECPYIQPQLTCQEHGRPDKEYQYWKWQPNDCSLPDFNATLMLETLRGKRMMFVGDSLNRGQYVSMVCLLHKLIPEDEKSMETFDSLTVFTAKKYNATIEFYWAPFLLESNADNAVVHRISDRVVRKGSINKHGRYWKGVDILVFNTYLWWMTGLKMKILLGSFDDEVKDIVEISTEDAYRMAMKSMLRWARKNMDPKKTRVFFTSMSPSHAKSIDWGGEPGLNCYNQTTLIEDPNYWGSDCRRSIMKVIGEVFSKSKFPITFLNITQLSSYRKDAHTQIYKKQWNPLTPEQIANPFSYADCVHWCLPGLQDTWNELLFAKLFYP; this is encoded by the exons ATGAAGCCACCAATATCTTCCTCCTCCTCTGTTCTCATCAGAAAAGCTCGTCTCTCTCCCTTCCTTTTCACCTTACTAGCTTTCATACTTTTCGTCGCAATTCTCTATGGCGAGGACTTCATGTGCATCTTCAGCCAACAACTCCAAATCTACGCTGACCAGGGCCAACCAGTTTCCAGAACAG AGAAAAAGTGGGAGAAGCTGCCCTTTGCGATAGGGAAGACCCAGGAAAGTTGTGACGTGTTCAGTGGGAGCTGGGTTAGGGACGAGTTGACTCGACCTCATTATCAAGAATCGGAATGTCCGTACATTCAACCACAATTGACGTGCCAAGAACATGGGCGACCTGATAAGGAATATCAATATTGGAAATGGCAGCCAAATGATTGTTCTCTTCCCGA TTTCAATGCCACATTGATGCTTGAGACTCTCCGAGGAAAGCGAATGATGTTTGTCGGGGATTCCTTGAACCGAGGCCAATATGTTTCAATGGTGTGTCTTCTCCATAAACTTATACCTGAGGATGAAAAGTCCATGGAAACTTTCGATTCACTAACTGTTTTCACAGCCAAG aaatacaaTGCCACGATTGAGTTCTATTGGGCACCATTTCTTCTCGAATCAAACGCAGATAATGCTGTCGTTCATAGGATATCTGATAGGGTTGTTAGAAAAGGTTCGATCAATAAGCACGGACGATACTGGAAAGGCGTTGATATATTAGTATTCAATACCTATCTTTGGTGGATGACCGGCTTGAAGATGAAGATCTT GCTAGGATCCTTCGATGATGAAGTGAAAGATATTGTCGAGATATCAACTGAGGATGCATATCGCATGGCAATGAAAAGTATGTTAAGATGGGCGCGGAAGAATATGGACCCCAAGAAAACAAGAGTCTTCTTTACTAGCATGTCACCTTCTCATGCAAA GAGCATTGATTGGGGAGGTGAACCAGGTCTCAACTGTTACAATCAGACTACTCTTATTGAAGATCCAAATTACTGGGGTTCAGATTGTCGGAGAAGCATAATGAAGGTGATTGGAGAAGTATTCAGTAAATCAAAGTTTCCCATTACATTTCTCAACATTACCCAACTCTCAAGTTATAGGAAAGACGCCCACACTCAAATTTACAAGAAGCAATGGAATCCATTGACTCCTGAGCAAATAGCAAACCCTTTTAGCTATGCGGACTGTGTACATTGGTGTTTACCTGGCCTTCAAGATACTTGGAATGAGCTTCTATTTGCCAAGCTATTCTATCCTTAA